In a genomic window of Bradyrhizobium sp. LLZ17:
- a CDS encoding MarR family winged helix-turn-helix transcriptional regulator has product MRRSSAQGVLYGQAVADVAGIANSDLECMDILYLEGRVTAGRLAEVTGLTTGAITGVVDRLEKAGLVRRERDETDRRKVFIAVVPETAMKIGRLYVPMQQAMEKVFNAYSDDELRLLLRFANEGYKGVVAATAALKGLLDTPPDKRPDLKLKKRR; this is encoded by the coding sequence ATGCGGCGGTCGTCCGCGCAAGGCGTGCTCTATGGCCAGGCCGTTGCGGACGTTGCCGGAATTGCCAATTCCGACCTCGAATGCATGGACATCCTCTACCTGGAAGGCCGCGTCACCGCGGGCCGGCTCGCCGAAGTCACGGGGCTGACGACCGGCGCCATCACCGGCGTGGTCGACCGGCTCGAGAAGGCCGGTTTGGTGCGCCGCGAGCGCGACGAGACCGATCGCCGCAAGGTCTTCATCGCCGTGGTGCCGGAGACGGCCATGAAGATCGGCCGGCTCTACGTGCCGATGCAGCAGGCGATGGAGAAGGTGTTCAATGCCTATTCCGACGACGAGCTGCGGCTACTGCTGCGCTTCGCCAACGAGGGCTACAAGGGCGTGGTTGCGGCGACAGCGGCGCTGAAGGGCCTGCTCGATACGCCTCCGGATAAGCGCCCCGATCTCAAGCTGAAGAAGCGTCGTTAG